Proteins encoded within one genomic window of Parolsenella massiliensis:
- the xseB gene encoding exodeoxyribonuclease VII small subunit, whose amino-acid sequence MALEENEKQVSELTFKEASVELERVVRQLESGDLELEDALARYTRGVELLRSLRDRLAHAEQKVQVLLDSTSEVEAPDTTTANATSDN is encoded by the coding sequence ATGGCGCTCGAGGAAAACGAGAAGCAGGTCTCCGAGCTCACGTTCAAGGAGGCGTCAGTCGAGCTTGAGCGCGTCGTTCGCCAGCTCGAGTCCGGTGACCTTGAGCTCGAGGACGCGCTGGCGCGCTACACTCGCGGTGTGGAGCTGCTTCGCAGCCTGCGAGACAGGCTGGCCCACGCCGAGCAGAAGGTGCAGGTCCTGCTCGACAGCACGAGCGAGGTCGAGGCCCCAGACACCACGACGGCAAACGCCACGAGCGACAACTAG
- a CDS encoding zinc metallopeptidase: MYYGYGMGYDPMYLLLIVISTVLGLATQSYIKSTYAKWSKVPLDSSATGADVARRMLSDEGVSGVGIEAIGGELTDNFDPRDNVLHLSQGNLHGGSVASAAVACHEAGHAVQHARGYVPVKIRSALVPVVNLASSVWTIAFILGIAMGAMGLVRLAVALFGFSVLFQIVTLPVEFDASRRAVAYIERSGLGPQATRGAKKVLTAAALTYVAAALVSVMQLLYYLSKVDRRGNR, translated from the coding sequence ATGTACTACGGCTACGGCATGGGCTATGACCCCATGTACCTGCTGCTCATCGTCATATCAACGGTGCTTGGCCTGGCCACGCAGAGCTACATCAAGTCCACGTACGCCAAGTGGTCAAAGGTTCCCTTGGACTCGTCTGCCACGGGGGCAGACGTTGCCCGGCGCATGCTCTCAGACGAGGGCGTGTCGGGCGTAGGCATCGAGGCCATCGGCGGCGAGCTTACGGACAACTTCGACCCCCGTGACAACGTGCTTCACCTCTCGCAGGGAAACCTCCACGGCGGCTCCGTTGCCAGTGCCGCGGTTGCCTGCCACGAGGCGGGCCATGCCGTCCAGCACGCGCGTGGCTACGTTCCCGTGAAGATTCGCTCGGCGCTCGTTCCCGTCGTCAACCTCGCATCGAGCGTCTGGACGATCGCGTTCATCCTGGGCATCGCCATGGGGGCCATGGGCCTCGTTCGCCTTGCCGTGGCCCTCTTTGGCTTCTCGGTGCTGTTCCAGATCGTGACGCTGCCCGTAGAGTTCGATGCCTCCCGCAGGGCCGTTGCCTACATCGAGCGCAGCGGCCTTGGCCCGCAGGCCACTCGTGGGGCCAAGAAGGTCCTCACGGCCGCGGCCCTCACGTATGTGGCCGCCGCGCTCGTCTCGGTGATGCAGCTTCTCTACTACCTGTCGAAGGTTGACCGCAGGGGGAACCGATAG
- the gltX gene encoding glutamate--tRNA ligase yields MSDSTKPVRVRFAPSPTGKLHVGGARTAIFNWAFARANNGTFILRIDDTDPTRSTDENTQIILRAMRWMGLDWDEGPDVGGDFGPYAQTERLEMYKAAAQRLWDEGKAYPCFCTPEQLAADREAAQARKDPFQGYQRRCRDLDPAEAKRRIEAGEPYVLRIKVPDGRGDVVIHDAVHGDVTFDAKELDDFVIFRSDGTPTYNFATVVDDAAMGITHVIRGDDHLSNTPRQVMVYEALGAPVPVFAHISMILGADGKKLSKRHGATSVEEFRDEGYLPDAFVNYLALLGWSPDGETTIVPRDVLASTFSLDRVSKNPATFDPAKLDWINAEYLAAMSDEQFTDTVMVPELVEAGLMAEGERSRAWLTTLASVVRPRTKHLGDVPGICSMVFATADTLAYEDKAVSKGLAKEGMAAVLDAAASALQAVSEDGWNATSIDEALEALPEQLDVKKRLVFQAIRAAVCGNLVSPPLGVVIELVGKEDALARIERAKGMAL; encoded by the coding sequence ATGTCCGACAGCACCAAGCCCGTCCGCGTGCGCTTCGCCCCCTCTCCCACGGGCAAGCTCCACGTGGGCGGCGCTCGCACCGCAATCTTCAACTGGGCGTTCGCACGCGCCAACAACGGCACGTTCATCCTGCGCATCGATGACACCGACCCGACGCGCTCCACCGACGAGAACACCCAGATCATCCTGCGCGCCATGCGCTGGATGGGACTCGATTGGGACGAGGGCCCCGACGTGGGCGGCGACTTTGGTCCCTACGCCCAGACCGAGCGCCTCGAGATGTACAAGGCCGCGGCCCAGAGGCTGTGGGACGAGGGCAAGGCCTACCCGTGCTTCTGCACGCCCGAGCAGCTCGCCGCAGACCGCGAGGCCGCCCAGGCGCGCAAGGACCCCTTCCAGGGCTACCAGCGCCGCTGCCGCGACCTTGACCCCGCCGAGGCCAAGCGCCGCATAGAGGCCGGCGAGCCCTACGTCCTGCGCATCAAGGTGCCCGATGGCCGCGGCGACGTCGTCATCCACGACGCGGTCCACGGCGACGTGACCTTTGACGCCAAGGAGCTCGACGACTTCGTCATCTTCCGCTCCGACGGAACGCCCACCTACAACTTCGCCACCGTCGTCGACGACGCCGCCATGGGCATCACCCACGTCATCCGCGGGGACGACCACCTCTCCAACACGCCGCGCCAGGTCATGGTCTACGAGGCTCTGGGCGCGCCCGTGCCCGTGTTCGCCCACATCTCGATGATCCTGGGCGCAGACGGCAAGAAGCTCTCCAAGCGCCACGGCGCCACGAGCGTCGAGGAGTTCCGCGATGAGGGCTACCTGCCCGACGCCTTCGTGAACTACCTCGCGCTTCTTGGCTGGTCGCCCGACGGAGAGACCACAATCGTGCCGCGTGACGTCCTGGCCAGCACCTTCTCGCTCGACCGCGTCTCCAAGAACCCCGCAACGTTCGACCCGGCCAAGCTCGACTGGATCAACGCCGAGTACCTCGCCGCCATGTCCGACGAGCAGTTCACCGACACCGTCATGGTGCCCGAGCTCGTCGAAGCCGGCCTCATGGCCGAGGGCGAGCGCAGCCGCGCGTGGCTCACGACCCTCGCCTCCGTGGTGCGTCCGCGCACGAAGCACCTCGGCGACGTGCCTGGCATCTGCTCGATGGTCTTTGCCACGGCGGACACCCTCGCCTATGAGGACAAGGCCGTGAGCAAGGGCCTGGCCAAGGAGGGCATGGCCGCCGTGCTCGACGCCGCCGCCTCCGCGCTCCAGGCCGTCTCCGAGGACGGCTGGAACGCCACCTCCATCGACGAGGCCCTCGAGGCGCTGCCCGAGCAGCTCGACGTCAAGAAGCGCCTCGTGTTCCAGGCGATCCGCGCGGCCGTGTGCGGCAACCTCGTGAGCCCGCCGCTCGGCGTCGTGATCGAGCTCGTGGGCAAGGAGGACGCCCTCGCCCGCATCGAGCGCGCAAAGGGCATGGCGCTCTAG
- a CDS encoding AAA family ATPase: MSEKNLVEVSPDTSTYPVVITIARDFGAEGHEIGKMLSTELGIPLYDNEILVRASMRAGVTTDQIAAYDESLAAEVAAFLPDRVDTRSAADKLFKQMEGVIRDLGSMQSCIIEGRLSDYILRDNPNRISVLVTAPLEARVEIVRAKRGITEKKAKKLVKRMQRAREMFYKRYSAGKWTLHSEKDVVVNRARFGRQGCVDILAAAYRTKVAAVERAQQAAE; encoded by the coding sequence ATGTCCGAGAAGAACCTCGTCGAGGTCAGCCCCGACACCAGCACCTATCCCGTCGTCATCACGATCGCCCGCGACTTTGGCGCCGAGGGTCACGAGATTGGCAAGATGCTCTCCACCGAGCTTGGCATCCCCCTGTATGACAACGAGATTCTCGTCCGTGCCTCCATGCGCGCCGGCGTGACGACCGACCAGATCGCCGCCTATGACGAGAGCCTCGCCGCCGAGGTCGCTGCCTTCCTGCCAGACCGCGTCGACACCCGCTCTGCCGCCGACAAGCTCTTCAAGCAGATGGAGGGCGTCATCCGAGACCTGGGCTCCATGCAGAGCTGCATCATCGAGGGACGGCTCTCCGACTACATCCTGCGCGACAACCCCAATCGCATCTCGGTGCTCGTCACGGCGCCGCTCGAGGCCCGCGTGGAGATCGTTCGCGCCAAGCGTGGCATCACTGAGAAGAAGGCCAAGAAGCTCGTGAAGCGCATGCAGCGCGCCCGCGAGATGTTCTACAAGCGCTATTCCGCGGGCAAGTGGACCCTTCATTCCGAGAAGGACGTCGTGGTGAACCGCGCGAGGTTCGGTCGCCAGGGCTGCGTCGACATCCTCGCCGCGGCCTATCGCACCAAGGTGGCCGCCGTGGAGCGTGCCCAGCAGGCCGCCGAATAG
- the xseA gene encoding exodeoxyribonuclease VII large subunit, with translation MGEGTDILSVSAAVGAANACVQKLGPMHVTGEVTGFRGPNARSGHCYFQVKDDSSVMSVKVWKGIYAKSGVALKDGLQIEIWGGFDVYAGNGELSFIAKRISVAGEGPLQRQVEALRAKLKAEGLADPSRKRPIPRFCTRVAVIGSISGEVIDDVKRTLLRRNKLVEIQVVGARIQGVGAPEDIIRALGIAAAARPDAILLVRGGGSYEDLMTFNDESLCRAVASCPVPVITGIGHEPDWPIVDDVSDRRASTPTGAAESVAPALDEIVGSINTRRERLSRAIDVILEQQARGIGQQGLLMERSMSSLISHESLRVEALANRRCLADPMTIVTDRETSLMQAEQRLLDALPRSLERSSRELDGLAGRMSSAASRIVRPYEARVGSLAATLDALSPLKVLGRGYAIARDAEGHVVTSAASLSEGDAVSVRLGEGSFEATVCGVSTQ, from the coding sequence GTGGGCGAGGGCACTGACATCCTGAGCGTGAGCGCGGCCGTGGGCGCGGCGAACGCCTGCGTGCAGAAGCTTGGTCCCATGCACGTCACGGGCGAGGTCACGGGTTTCAGGGGACCAAACGCCCGTTCCGGTCACTGCTACTTCCAGGTCAAGGACGATTCCTCCGTCATGAGCGTGAAGGTCTGGAAGGGCATCTACGCCAAGAGTGGCGTTGCGCTCAAGGACGGCCTCCAGATAGAGATCTGGGGCGGCTTCGACGTGTACGCCGGCAACGGCGAGCTCTCCTTCATCGCCAAGCGCATCTCGGTGGCGGGGGAGGGTCCCTTGCAGCGCCAGGTCGAGGCCCTGAGGGCAAAGCTCAAGGCCGAGGGCCTGGCAGACCCCTCCCGCAAGCGCCCCATCCCGCGCTTCTGCACGCGCGTCGCGGTCATCGGGAGCATCTCTGGCGAGGTCATCGATGACGTCAAGCGAACGCTCCTGCGCAGGAACAAGCTCGTGGAGATCCAGGTGGTTGGTGCCAGGATCCAGGGCGTTGGCGCGCCCGAGGACATCATCCGAGCGCTCGGCATCGCCGCGGCCGCCCGCCCTGACGCGATCCTGCTCGTGCGAGGCGGCGGCTCCTACGAGGACCTCATGACCTTCAACGACGAGTCGCTCTGCCGTGCCGTCGCCTCCTGCCCCGTTCCCGTCATCACGGGCATCGGCCACGAGCCCGATTGGCCCATCGTGGACGACGTGAGCGACCGCCGCGCCTCGACTCCCACGGGCGCGGCCGAGAGCGTGGCCCCCGCCCTCGATGAGATCGTGGGCTCCATCAACACGAGACGCGAGCGGCTCTCCCGCGCCATCGACGTCATCCTTGAGCAGCAGGCTCGCGGCATCGGACAGCAGGGCCTGCTCATGGAGCGCTCGATGAGCTCGCTGATCTCCCATGAGTCTCTTCGCGTGGAGGCCCTTGCGAACAGACGCTGCCTCGCAGACCCCATGACCATCGTGACAGACCGCGAGACGAGCCTCATGCAGGCCGAGCAGCGGCTGCTTGACGCCTTGCCGCGCTCCCTCGAGCGAAGCTCTCGCGAGCTCGATGGCCTTGCCGGGCGGATGTCCTCCGCTGCCTCTCGCATCGTTCGCCCTTACGAGGCGAGGGTCGGCAGCCTCGCGGCCACGCTCGACGCGCTCTCGCCGCTTAAGGTACTTGGGCGTGGCTATGCCATCGCCCGTGACGCTGAGGGACACGTCGTCACGAGTGCCGCTTCGCTCTCCGAGGGCGATGCGGTGAGCGTTCGCTTGGGCGAGGGCTCGTTCGAGGCCACGGTCTGCGGCGTCTCGACTCAGTAG
- a CDS encoding diacylglycerol kinase family protein, with amino-acid sequence MRCLIVHNPRSGFGSDAVFAFERELVHAGDECVLRVLGEDCDNEQLLEDAESFDVVVISGGDGTVSNLLYTLRGRGVDTCVFPSGTANLLFANIGNSPEPAALARACRWANVASCDLGEATWSVGGTSFTRGFSIMAGTGFDAELMSAAAPNKRAMGEAAYFMAALSDPNPRVVHYVIEVDGVTHECDGIACLVANNAMIQLDMEIVPGCTMDDGQLDVIVLEVSRTAELIRPLLSGLLDPKGKLGRPTLETFRGASISITASEPIPMQVDGEVIAQSVTHWDAIVLAGVNNLIVDGLSHYAPESPRTNPKHPVPAELAFPE; translated from the coding sequence ATGCGCTGCCTCATCGTACATAATCCACGCTCGGGCTTTGGCTCGGACGCCGTGTTCGCCTTCGAGCGCGAGCTCGTGCATGCGGGCGACGAGTGCGTCCTGCGCGTCCTGGGAGAGGATTGCGACAACGAGCAGCTCCTTGAGGACGCGGAGAGCTTCGACGTCGTCGTGATCTCCGGCGGAGACGGCACGGTCTCGAACCTCCTGTACACGCTTCGCGGCCGCGGGGTGGACACGTGCGTGTTCCCCTCGGGCACGGCCAACCTGCTGTTTGCCAACATCGGGAACTCGCCCGAGCCGGCCGCGCTGGCGCGTGCCTGCAGGTGGGCCAACGTTGCCTCCTGCGACCTGGGAGAGGCCACGTGGAGCGTGGGTGGCACGTCCTTCACGCGGGGATTCTCCATCATGGCGGGTACCGGCTTTGACGCCGAGCTCATGAGCGCCGCCGCGCCCAACAAGCGGGCCATGGGCGAGGCGGCCTACTTCATGGCGGCCCTCTCGGACCCCAACCCGCGCGTAGTCCACTACGTCATCGAGGTCGACGGCGTGACCCACGAGTGCGACGGCATCGCCTGCCTCGTGGCCAACAACGCCATGATCCAGCTCGACATGGAGATCGTCCCCGGCTGCACGATGGACGACGGCCAGCTCGACGTCATCGTGCTCGAGGTGAGCCGCACCGCCGAGCTCATCCGCCCCTTGCTCTCGGGCCTTCTCGACCCCAAGGGCAAGCTCGGAAGGCCCACGCTCGAGACGTTCCGAGGGGCCTCGATCTCCATCACCGCCTCTGAGCCCATCCCCATGCAGGTGGACGGCGAGGTCATCGCGCAGAGCGTGACCCACTGGGATGCGATCGTCCTCGCGGGCGTCAACAACCTCATCGTGGACGGCCTCAGCCACTACGCCCCCGAGAGCCCCCGCACGAACCCGAAGCACCCGGTTCCCGCCGAGCTTGCCTTCCCCGAGTAG
- the rfbA gene encoding glucose-1-phosphate thymidylyltransferase RfbA, with amino-acid sequence MKGIVLAGGFGTHLYPMTFSGSKHLLPIYDKPLVYYSLATLMKADIRDVLFIVNPQDMASYEAHFGDGSQLGMNIQYKAQESRDGIAQAFLIGEDFIDGDRVALILADSIFYGSGFDQNLSEAINRKKGATVFGYQMKHPESYAVIDFDRSTKKVSYIEEKPEEARTNYVATGLYVYDEKVVEYAKTLKPSARGELEITDLNQIYLDHKQLYTTTLPEGFAWFSPRTVDDLFHAGEFVRVVQQSTGTKIASIEEIAYRKGWIGRAQLLSLASKIQKTEYGKYLEGIALSTGEQK; translated from the coding sequence GTGAAGGGCATCGTTTTGGCCGGAGGCTTCGGCACCCACCTGTATCCCATGACGTTCTCGGGCTCCAAGCACCTGCTTCCCATCTACGACAAGCCGCTCGTCTACTACTCGCTCGCCACACTCATGAAGGCGGACATCCGCGACGTCCTGTTCATCGTTAACCCGCAGGACATGGCCTCCTACGAGGCACACTTTGGCGATGGCTCGCAGCTGGGCATGAACATCCAGTACAAGGCCCAGGAGAGCCGTGACGGCATCGCCCAGGCGTTCCTCATCGGCGAGGACTTCATCGACGGCGACCGCGTCGCCCTCATCCTGGCGGACAGCATCTTCTACGGCTCCGGCTTTGACCAGAACCTCTCCGAGGCCATCAACCGCAAGAAGGGCGCCACGGTCTTTGGCTACCAGATGAAGCACCCCGAGTCCTACGCGGTCATCGACTTCGACCGCTCCACCAAGAAGGTCAGCTACATCGAGGAGAAGCCCGAGGAGGCCCGCACCAACTACGTGGCCACCGGCCTGTACGTCTATGACGAGAAGGTCGTGGAGTACGCCAAGACGCTCAAGCCCTCCGCGCGCGGCGAGCTCGAGATCACGGACCTCAACCAGATCTACCTCGATCACAAGCAGCTCTACACCACGACGCTGCCCGAGGGCTTCGCCTGGTTCAGTCCGCGCACGGTCGACGACCTGTTCCACGCCGGCGAGTTCGTGCGCGTGGTCCAACAGTCCACGGGCACCAAGATTGCCTCCATCGAGGAGATTGCCTACCGCAAGGGCTGGATCGGCCGCGCCCAGCTGCTGTCGCTTGCCAGCAAGATCCAGAAGACCGAGTACGGCAAGTACCTCGAGGGCATTGCCCTCTCCACGGGAGAGCAGAAGTAG
- a CDS encoding amino acid ABC transporter permease: MELFTPDNVSFMLAGFGKTLVVSFFAIIFSLIIGTVLALVKSYAARPLRWLVSAYIELFRCTPNLLWILFIYFTVKGNDVVISVLAFTIFTSAVMAEIVRGGLNSIPTSQFEAARSQGFGFFATMRLIILPQTFKTIIPALFSQCTTVIKDSSYLAGINVAEFMYCSKVVMAKTTSLNDVLLVYGFVFLLYFALNFGISLLVRAYQRRVVAA, from the coding sequence ATGGAACTGTTCACCCCAGACAACGTGAGCTTCATGCTCGCAGGCTTCGGCAAGACGCTCGTGGTGTCGTTCTTCGCCATCATCTTCTCGCTCATCATCGGCACGGTGCTTGCACTTGTGAAGTCCTATGCGGCGCGTCCCCTTCGCTGGCTCGTGAGCGCCTACATCGAGCTGTTCCGCTGCACGCCTAACCTGCTGTGGATCCTGTTCATCTACTTTACGGTCAAGGGCAACGACGTGGTGATCTCGGTCCTGGCGTTCACGATCTTCACCTCCGCCGTCATGGCAGAGATCGTGCGCGGCGGCCTGAACTCCATCCCCACGAGCCAGTTCGAGGCGGCACGCTCACAGGGCTTCGGCTTCTTTGCCACGATGCGCCTCATCATCCTGCCGCAGACGTTCAAGACGATCATCCCGGCCCTGTTCAGCCAGTGCACCACGGTCATCAAGGACAGCTCGTACCTTGCCGGCATCAACGTGGCCGAGTTCATGTACTGCTCCAAGGTCGTCATGGCCAAGACGACGAGCCTCAACGACGTGCTGCTCGTGTATGGTTTTGTGTTCCTGCTGTACTTCGCGCTCAACTTTGGCATCTCGCTGCTTGTGCGCGCCTATCAGCGTCGCGTCGTCGCCGCCTAA
- the rnd gene encoding ribonuclease D — MFISTYEELERFCERASSCPVLAVDTEFLRERTYRPKLCLIQLATSADDIVAVDPIAITDLTPIARLFKDPSIVKVIHACSQDLEVIDGAMGCVPTPMFDTQLAAAFLGHRMQLGYGALVESYTGVHLAKAESLTDWSRRPLDPEQLVYAEDDVRYLPGIYEQMRAELIERDRLSMVLPEMQALLDPSHYRHDPMRAYLHLKRVSSLTKRQLAVAREACAWREKLAAKRDIPRKWVLSDEVLVEVCRRMPADEQRLRRIRGTEQLSERDSAALLHAVSRGLSCPADKYPSVPRRSRPSGEQESVVDLMYAMLRIISERTGVATQLIATRDELLEFMSGTDGAALGQGWRYELAGRQLEGLLSGSCGLTVKDGRVEIL; from the coding sequence TTGTTCATCTCCACGTATGAGGAGCTCGAGCGCTTCTGCGAGCGTGCGTCCTCCTGCCCGGTCCTTGCCGTCGATACGGAGTTCCTTCGCGAGCGCACGTATCGCCCCAAGCTCTGCCTCATCCAGCTCGCCACCTCCGCCGATGACATCGTGGCGGTCGACCCCATCGCCATCACCGACCTCACGCCCATAGCGCGCCTGTTCAAGGACCCCTCGATCGTGAAGGTCATCCATGCCTGCTCCCAGGACCTCGAGGTGATCGACGGTGCCATGGGCTGCGTTCCCACGCCCATGTTCGACACGCAGCTCGCGGCGGCGTTTCTCGGGCACAGGATGCAGCTGGGCTATGGCGCGCTCGTCGAGAGCTACACGGGCGTGCACCTTGCCAAGGCCGAGAGCCTCACGGACTGGTCACGCCGCCCGCTTGACCCCGAGCAGCTCGTCTACGCCGAGGACGACGTACGCTACCTGCCGGGCATCTATGAGCAGATGCGCGCCGAGCTCATCGAGCGCGACCGCCTGTCCATGGTGCTTCCCGAGATGCAGGCGCTGCTCGACCCCTCCCACTACCGTCATGATCCCATGCGGGCGTATCTGCACCTCAAGCGCGTGAGCTCGCTCACCAAGCGTCAGCTCGCCGTGGCGCGCGAGGCCTGCGCGTGGCGCGAGAAGCTCGCGGCCAAGCGAGACATCCCGCGCAAGTGGGTCCTGTCCGACGAGGTCCTCGTGGAGGTGTGCCGCCGCATGCCCGCAGACGAGCAGCGCCTTCGCAGGATTCGCGGCACCGAGCAGCTCTCCGAGCGCGACTCCGCCGCGCTTCTGCATGCCGTCTCCCGAGGTCTCTCGTGCCCTGCGGACAAGTATCCGAGCGTCCCCAGGCGCTCGAGGCCCTCGGGCGAGCAGGAGAGCGTCGTGGACCTCATGTACGCGATGCTTCGCATCATCTCCGAGCGCACGGGCGTTGCCACGCAGCTCATCGCCACGCGAGACGAGCTGCTCGAGTTCATGTCCGGTACCGACGGCGCTGCGCTTGGCCAGGGTTGGCGCTACGAGCTTGCCGGCAGGCAGCTCGAGGGTCTGCTTTCCGGCTCGTGTGGCCTCACCGTGAAGGACGGGCGCGTCGAGATTCTCTAG
- a CDS encoding lysylphosphatidylglycerol synthase transmembrane domain-containing protein has product MANSEDKTTHPAGTAGSGETQGHPHKAHAPKPRLAGTPVRRRSSNAEEKPADPDKKQAARGAQFIGLVFGAYVAFLFFSGQIDEFVSAFANVEMKWLVGAVICVCLYFLLGTLAYVTAVYLDHDSPVGFRDLMAVEASGNFFGNLTPMQMGALPSQIYQLTKAGLSVGAASATQFTRFIMFQFGVVLFAGIMLWAKLGFFLMSYGDIVILNLLVFAGHALELIGLFVVCLCPNFVRRAGSGVLRWANGHGWVKNYDKWDEMINVQVAQFSSAFRRSAANIPDMVLTLIITMTQLGFLYMVPWFVLHAFGIEADFLTCLAAGSMVQLVSTAVPLPGGTGGAEGGFALFFGPMLGTSATAGFLVWRVVTFFLPTFAALPMIGLKSSHRESIYHRVQRWTGHGRGSVARVSRGGVAYKPKKTGAKKVVVKKAAPKKK; this is encoded by the coding sequence ATGGCGAACAGCGAAGACAAGACGACGCATCCTGCTGGCACGGCTGGTTCGGGCGAGACCCAGGGCCATCCCCACAAGGCGCATGCGCCCAAGCCCAGGCTCGCTGGCACTCCTGTCCGCAGGCGTTCTTCCAATGCCGAGGAGAAGCCCGCGGACCCGGACAAGAAGCAGGCTGCCCGCGGAGCCCAGTTCATCGGCCTTGTGTTTGGCGCCTACGTGGCGTTCTTGTTCTTCTCGGGCCAGATCGACGAGTTTGTCTCCGCATTTGCCAACGTCGAGATGAAGTGGCTCGTGGGTGCCGTCATCTGCGTGTGCCTGTACTTCCTGCTGGGCACGCTCGCCTACGTCACGGCGGTCTATCTCGACCATGACTCGCCGGTGGGCTTTCGTGACCTCATGGCCGTAGAGGCGTCCGGCAACTTCTTTGGCAACCTCACACCCATGCAGATGGGCGCCCTGCCGTCCCAGATCTACCAGCTAACGAAGGCGGGGCTTTCGGTGGGAGCGGCGTCCGCCACGCAGTTCACGCGTTTCATCATGTTCCAGTTCGGCGTCGTCTTGTTTGCCGGCATCATGCTGTGGGCAAAGCTCGGGTTCTTTCTCATGAGCTATGGCGACATCGTCATTCTCAACCTGCTCGTCTTCGCTGGCCACGCGCTTGAGCTCATCGGCCTGTTCGTGGTGTGCTTGTGCCCCAACTTCGTGAGACGCGCGGGCAGTGGCGTCCTTCGCTGGGCGAATGGCCACGGCTGGGTCAAGAACTACGACAAGTGGGACGAGATGATCAACGTCCAGGTGGCGCAGTTCTCCTCGGCGTTTCGTCGCTCGGCCGCGAACATCCCCGACATGGTGCTCACGCTCATTATCACGATGACGCAGCTGGGATTTCTCTACATGGTGCCGTGGTTCGTGCTCCACGCCTTTGGCATCGAGGCTGACTTCCTCACCTGCCTGGCCGCCGGCTCCATGGTGCAGCTCGTCTCCACGGCGGTACCGCTTCCCGGTGGCACGGGTGGTGCCGAGGGCGGCTTTGCTCTGTTCTTCGGTCCCATGCTGGGCACCTCGGCCACGGCGGGATTCCTCGTCTGGCGTGTCGTGACGTTCTTCCTTCCCACGTTCGCTGCGCTTCCCATGATTGGTCTCAAGAGCTCGCATCGCGAGAGCATCTATCACCGTGTTCAGCGTTGGACTGGGCACGGCCGAGGCTCGGTTGCCCGCGTTTCGCGTGGGGGAGTGGCCTACAAGCCCAAGAAGACCGGTGCCAAGAAGGTCGTCGTCAAGAAGGCGGCGCCCAAGAAGAAGTAA